In the genome of Flavobacterium panacagri, one region contains:
- a CDS encoding nuclear transport factor 2 family protein: MENSAVNEALIIDLLTNYFNGIYNGDVPLLQSVFHPQAIIGFDIKGDTHFKTINQYLEGVKNRKSPHELGEEFKMKILSLDIINNTAVAKVQVPIFEFDYYDLLSLIVVDGKWVISNKLATKVN; encoded by the coding sequence ATGGAAAATTCTGCTGTAAATGAAGCACTAATCATAGATTTGCTTACAAATTATTTTAACGGAATTTATAATGGAGATGTTCCTTTGCTGCAAAGTGTTTTTCATCCACAGGCAATCATTGGTTTTGATATTAAAGGAGACACTCATTTTAAAACCATTAATCAATACTTAGAAGGTGTAAAAAACCGTAAAAGTCCGCATGAACTGGGAGAAGAATTTAAAATGAAAATCCTATCTTTAGATATCATCAATAACACAGCTGTGGCAAAAGTACAGGTTCCTATATTTGAATTTGATTATTATGACCTGTTAAGTCTCATTGTTGTGGATGGAAAATGGGTAATCAGTAATAAATTAGCAACTAAAGTAAATTAA
- a CDS encoding DUF1223 domain-containing protein produces the protein MKKIKLLTSFLMLFLLVGNGVFSQNADKKDFALLELYTSEGCSSCPPADELLGKIQNEYRDKNVFVLAYHVDYWDKQGWKDIFSNADFTKRQYDYAQFMGKEPIYTPQVIINGKSDYIGSQETSLRNGIKSALLKPALANLSLETSQNSNILSVQYHVESTSKNSRLLIAIVQKEAKSNVRRGENANRVLSHYQIVRQLQSVNLNKGKKGTTTISLPKNYNAQGFEVIGFVQDADSGVILGVKKA, from the coding sequence ATGAAAAAAATAAAATTATTAACTAGCTTTTTAATGTTGTTTCTTTTGGTTGGAAATGGCGTTTTCAGTCAGAACGCAGATAAAAAAGATTTTGCACTTTTAGAATTATATACTTCAGAAGGCTGTTCGAGTTGTCCGCCTGCAGACGAATTGTTAGGCAAAATTCAGAACGAATACCGTGATAAAAATGTTTTTGTTTTGGCTTATCATGTAGATTATTGGGATAAACAGGGCTGGAAAGATATTTTCAGTAATGCCGATTTTACCAAAAGACAATACGATTACGCTCAGTTTATGGGAAAAGAACCAATTTATACGCCTCAGGTTATCATTAACGGAAAATCAGATTATATCGGTTCTCAGGAAACGAGCCTTCGAAATGGAATTAAATCGGCACTATTGAAACCTGCTTTGGCTAATTTAAGTTTAGAAACTTCTCAAAACTCGAATATACTTTCGGTACAGTATCATGTGGAAAGTACTTCAAAAAATAGCCGTTTACTGATTGCCATTGTTCAGAAAGAAGCAAAAAGTAATGTTCGAAGAGGGGAGAATGCGAATCGGGTTTTATCGCATTATCAAATTGTACGTCAATTGCAGTCGGTTAATTTGAATAAAGGCAAGAAAGGAACGACGACAATTTCTCTTCCTAAAAATTATAATGCACAAGGTTTTGAAGTGATTGGCTTTGTTCAAGATGCGGATTCTGGTGTTATTTTGGGAGTTAAGAAAGCTTGA
- a CDS encoding LytR/AlgR family response regulator transcription factor yields MTIVIIEDEVKTAKALGQLILSIRPDVQILSYIQSIDGAVSYLLENDQPDLIFMDIQLADGQCFEIFKNVEVLSPVIFCTAFDDYAIEAFKSNGIDYVLKPFSRESISQALKKAGELKNFFQRNKKAMPDFDYLLTRTGENKGKSSFLVFKNNKYQTVLTENIAFFYIKNETPTIMTLDKNEYPLTQSLDDIHKLLSPIQFFRVNRQYLVNFSAIREAEHYFSRKILVKLSVPSEEKILIGKEKATAFLSWLENR; encoded by the coding sequence ATGACCATCGTAATAATTGAAGATGAAGTAAAAACGGCCAAAGCACTTGGCCAGCTTATTCTGAGTATCAGACCCGATGTTCAGATTTTGTCTTATATACAAAGTATTGACGGCGCTGTGAGTTATCTTTTAGAAAACGATCAGCCCGATTTGATTTTTATGGATATTCAGCTCGCAGACGGGCAATGTTTTGAGATTTTTAAAAATGTTGAAGTGTTGTCGCCTGTTATTTTCTGCACTGCTTTTGACGATTATGCGATTGAAGCCTTTAAGTCAAATGGAATCGATTATGTTTTAAAGCCTTTTTCCAGAGAAAGCATTTCTCAGGCATTAAAGAAAGCGGGAGAACTGAAAAACTTCTTTCAGCGCAATAAAAAAGCAATGCCCGATTTTGATTATTTGTTGACCAGAACTGGTGAAAATAAAGGAAAAAGCAGTTTTTTGGTTTTCAAAAACAACAAATACCAAACGGTTTTAACGGAAAATATTGCCTTTTTTTATATCAAAAATGAAACGCCAACGATTATGACTTTAGATAAAAACGAATATCCGTTAACGCAGTCTTTGGATGATATTCATAAACTGTTATCACCAATTCAGTTTTTCAGGGTCAACAGACAGTATTTGGTTAATTTTTCGGCTATTAGAGAAGCAGAACATTATTTCTCGAGAAAGATATTGGTGAAATTAAGTGTTCCATCGGAAGAAAAAATATTGATTGGAAAAGAAAAAGCAACGGCATTTTTGAGTTGGTTAGAAAATAGATAA
- a CDS encoding organic hydroperoxide resistance protein — MSTKVLYTGKTHTTGGREGASQSSDEQLNIKLSSPGSSRPGTNPEQLFAAGWSACFIGALGIAASKLGVRLPAETAVDAEVDLCVEEGEYFLQARLNISLPGLDLETAEKLASQAHQTCPYSKATRGNINVEINIL; from the coding sequence ATGAGTACAAAAGTTTTATACACAGGAAAAACACATACAACAGGCGGCAGAGAAGGAGCTTCTCAAAGTTCGGATGAGCAATTGAATATTAAATTAAGTTCGCCGGGATCTTCGCGTCCGGGGACAAATCCGGAGCAGTTGTTTGCTGCGGGATGGTCGGCTTGTTTTATTGGGGCGTTGGGAATTGCAGCTTCGAAATTAGGCGTGAGACTTCCGGCTGAAACCGCTGTAGATGCCGAAGTAGATTTATGTGTTGAAGAAGGTGAATATTTTCTTCAAGCACGCTTAAATATCAGTCTTCCGGGTTTGGATTTGGAAACAGCGGAAAAACTGGCTTCTCAGGCGCATCAAACTTGTCCGTATTCTAAAGCGACAAGAGGAAATATAAATGTTGAGATTAATATTCTTTAA
- a CDS encoding sensor histidine kinase, protein MEKPKRFQVSLKVIWGSSIALAVMASIPKLFDADSTPGDLIINSSITLLFSLFIWYYNIYSLPKFSSNRTTKSLFNWKLLLSVVLGILLMVILVIAHQELFQVSKMDAPIMFELRGVLINLIVYMFLHLLFQNYQTQQMGVELERTKAVNLGAQYELLKQQINPHFLFNSLNTLKSMVDMNDENSSDFILKLSDFYRFTLESRKLDLIPLREEIQILDSYVYLLKARFEDGFVLENEIDEKQYESVIPPFALQLLIENCIKHNVVSLDKPLKIKLYSENDFLVIENPIQLKRGAIVSTGVGLDNINQRFMHLVHKEIEIDKNETTFKVKIPLIYDHRNN, encoded by the coding sequence ATGGAAAAACCAAAACGGTTTCAGGTTTCGCTCAAAGTGATTTGGGGAAGTTCGATTGCTCTGGCGGTTATGGCTTCGATTCCTAAATTATTTGATGCCGATTCTACACCTGGGGATCTTATTATAAACTCTTCGATTACGCTGTTGTTTTCCCTTTTTATATGGTATTACAACATTTACAGCTTACCGAAATTTTCCTCAAACCGAACAACCAAAAGTCTGTTTAACTGGAAACTTTTACTGAGTGTTGTTTTAGGGATTCTGTTAATGGTCATTCTGGTTATCGCGCATCAGGAACTTTTTCAGGTTTCGAAAATGGATGCTCCGATTATGTTTGAACTCCGAGGAGTTTTAATTAATCTGATTGTGTATATGTTTCTGCATCTGCTTTTTCAAAACTATCAAACCCAGCAAATGGGAGTCGAATTGGAACGCACAAAAGCCGTTAATCTTGGTGCTCAGTACGAATTGCTGAAACAGCAGATTAACCCGCATTTTCTTTTCAATAGTTTGAATACTTTGAAATCGATGGTGGATATGAACGACGAAAATAGTTCCGATTTTATCCTGAAATTATCTGATTTTTATCGTTTTACTTTAGAAAGCCGAAAACTCGATTTGATTCCGCTTCGGGAAGAAATTCAGATTCTCGATTCGTATGTTTATCTGCTGAAAGCTCGTTTTGAAGATGGTTTTGTTTTAGAAAATGAAATAGACGAAAAACAGTACGAATCGGTTATTCCACCTTTTGCCTTGCAGTTGTTGATTGAAAACTGTATCAAACACAATGTCGTTTCTTTAGACAAACCTTTAAAAATTAAGCTTTACAGCGAAAATGATTTTCTGGTAATCGAAAACCCGATTCAGTTGAAGAGAGGCGCTATAGTTTCTACAGGCGTTGGGTTGGATAATATCAATCAGCGCTTTATGCATTTGGTGCACAAAGAAATCGAAATTGATAAAAACGAAACCACTTTTAAAGTAAAAATACCACTCATTTATGACCATCGTAATAATTGA
- a CDS encoding universal stress protein: MIPQLTIIAATNFSAIASNAVHYAAGLAKTTGAKLVLFNSFSLSVHSANSHITADAMQKQIEKAISRLETLAKEIADSFKIETESICTYSFLEDELPRIIDETKADVVVMGMAERSFEQELLGNSTTSAIKNLHIPVLAVPGKARFQNIQKVLYACDSLSFSAIKKFSWIKNTLGELGAEIEFFSVDEKLDDLKEEQHRILMNSNIEKEFEDVKYLYKTVRSNAVINEIKKEITNYEADILIMVPQKYGFWDSLVHKSKTRILAAGLDIPLLSFPNY; encoded by the coding sequence ATGATTCCACAACTAACTATAATCGCCGCGACCAATTTTTCTGCAATTGCTAGCAATGCAGTGCATTATGCTGCAGGACTTGCCAAGACTACAGGAGCAAAATTAGTTTTATTTAATTCATTCTCTTTGAGTGTTCACAGCGCCAATTCGCATATTACAGCAGATGCGATGCAGAAGCAGATTGAAAAAGCAATTTCAAGACTGGAAACTTTAGCAAAAGAAATAGCAGATTCATTCAAAATAGAAACAGAATCGATTTGCACTTATTCTTTTTTAGAAGACGAATTGCCTCGTATTATTGATGAAACTAAGGCAGATGTAGTGGTAATGGGAATGGCAGAACGTTCTTTTGAGCAGGAATTATTGGGAAATTCAACTACTTCTGCTATAAAAAACCTGCATATTCCAGTATTGGCTGTTCCAGGAAAAGCACGTTTTCAAAACATTCAAAAAGTGCTTTATGCCTGTGATAGTTTAAGTTTTTCGGCAATTAAAAAATTCAGCTGGATCAAAAATACTTTGGGAGAGCTTGGAGCAGAAATTGAATTTTTCAGTGTAGATGAAAAATTGGACGATTTAAAAGAAGAACAGCACAGGATTTTGATGAATTCGAACATTGAAAAGGAGTTTGAAGACGTGAAATACCTTTATAAAACAGTAAGGTCAAATGCAGTTATTAACGAAATTAAGAAAGAAATTACGAATTATGAAGCAGATATCTTAATTATGGTGCCTCAAAAGTATGGTTTTTGGGATTCTTTGGTACATAAAAGTAAAACTAGAATATTAGCTGCAGGATTAGATATACCATTGTTGTCGTTTCCAAATTATTAG
- a CDS encoding NAD(P)H-dependent flavin oxidoreductase: MWNSTKITKLLSIEYPILQGPMGGGFSTASLLAAVSNSGGLGSFGAYTLTPDEIREAGKEIQLATSKPYNINLWVNDVDKSLENYAPEKLEKIKLFFKPYFDELGIPLPDLSTAIPSKFEKQVEVLFELKPAVFSFIFGIPSKEILKESKKLGIKTIGAATTLEEALALEDAEVDAIVAAGFEAGGHRPSFLKPAQDSFTGLFTLIQQLKAKTKTPIIAAGGIIDAKGIKAAMTLGADAVQLGTAFMVTDESAALPIHKEILFSQPDISTTVSKSLTGRMGRMIHNTISDAVLFETEVLPFPLQTRLMASLKTAALQQGRIDLVNFWSGQNTSNLKHHKASELIQALITEMSA, from the coding sequence ATGTGGAATTCCACCAAAATAACAAAATTACTAAGTATTGAATATCCAATTTTGCAAGGCCCAATGGGCGGTGGTTTCTCGACTGCTTCTCTATTGGCTGCCGTAAGCAATTCGGGCGGATTAGGAAGTTTTGGGGCTTATACTTTAACTCCAGATGAAATTCGCGAAGCTGGAAAAGAGATTCAACTCGCAACCTCCAAACCTTATAATATCAATTTATGGGTAAATGACGTTGATAAAAGCCTCGAAAATTATGCACCAGAAAAACTGGAAAAAATCAAACTGTTTTTTAAACCTTATTTTGATGAATTAGGAATTCCGCTTCCTGATCTTTCTACTGCTATTCCTTCAAAATTTGAAAAACAAGTAGAAGTACTATTCGAATTGAAGCCCGCTGTTTTTAGTTTTATTTTCGGAATTCCATCCAAAGAAATCCTGAAAGAAAGTAAAAAGTTAGGAATCAAAACTATCGGAGCTGCCACAACTTTAGAAGAAGCACTTGCTCTCGAAGATGCCGAAGTCGATGCCATTGTTGCCGCAGGATTTGAAGCAGGCGGACACAGACCATCATTCCTAAAACCTGCACAAGATTCTTTTACTGGCTTGTTTACATTGATACAACAGCTCAAAGCCAAAACCAAAACACCAATAATTGCCGCTGGGGGAATTATCGATGCAAAAGGAATAAAAGCCGCTATGACTTTAGGAGCCGATGCCGTACAGCTAGGAACCGCTTTTATGGTTACCGACGAATCTGCAGCTTTGCCAATTCATAAAGAAATACTTTTTTCCCAACCCGACATTTCTACTACAGTTTCCAAATCATTGACTGGAAGAATGGGGCGAATGATCCACAATACTATATCAGATGCTGTTCTTTTTGAAACCGAAGTACTTCCTTTTCCGCTTCAAACCCGATTAATGGCCTCTTTAAAAACAGCTGCTTTACAACAAGGAAGAATTGATTTGGTTAATTTTTGGTCAGGGCAAAACACCAGCAACTTGAAACATCATAAGGCCAGCGAATTGATACAGGCTTTAATTACCGAAATGTCTGCTTAG
- a CDS encoding DoxX family protein: MNSKTTKIIYWTGAVLTSLWFGASGFFELTNNPLVWGITQQLGYPAHFIYILGVFKVAGVITLLIPNKLLRLKEWVFAGVLFDIIFAFFSKIAVLGFGATTDAIIAFVMVSVTYAMYRKLYTATYAPSSVNF; this comes from the coding sequence ATGAACTCAAAAACAACAAAAATTATCTATTGGACAGGCGCAGTATTAACTTCTTTATGGTTCGGCGCAAGCGGTTTCTTCGAATTAACAAATAATCCATTGGTTTGGGGAATCACACAGCAATTGGGTTATCCTGCACATTTTATCTACATCTTAGGCGTTTTTAAAGTAGCAGGAGTTATTACACTTTTAATTCCGAATAAATTATTACGATTGAAAGAATGGGTTTTCGCAGGCGTATTGTTCGACATCATTTTTGCTTTCTTTTCTAAAATAGCCGTTTTAGGATTTGGCGCAACAACCGATGCCATTATAGCTTTTGTAATGGTCAGCGTTACTTATGCTATGTATAGAAAATTATATACAGCTACTTATGCTCCGTCTTCTGTAAACTTTTGA